GGCACCCTCATTCCGTTTCTGGGCAAATCCGACCGGGACCGCAGGGTCATGCTCAACTCCATGGGTCCCTTCTGGGACGGCAACGAAGTCTGGCTGATCACCGCCGGCGGCGTGACCTTCGCGGCCTTCCCCAAGGCCTACGCCGTCATGTTCAGCGGCCTGTATACGCCGCTCATGCTGCTCCTTCTGGCCCTCATCATCCGGGGCGTGTCCCTGGAGTTCCGCCATCAGGTGGAAAGCAGAGTCTGGCGCGGGATCTGGGACTGGGGGGCGACCATCGGCAGCTTCCTGCCCGCCCTGCTGCTCGGGGTGGCCTTCGCCAACATCTTCATGGGCCTGCCGCTGGACGAAAACGGCGTGTTTCAGGGCGATCTGCGTACGCTGCTGAACCCGTACGGCCTGGCCGGAGGCGTGCTCTTCGTTCTGCTCTTCGTCATGCACGGCGCCCTGTGGCTGACGGTCAAATCCGAGGGCGACCTGCAGCACCGCGCGGCCCGGCTGGCCCGGCGCATCTGGCCCGTGCTGGTGGCAGTGGTCGGCCTTTTCGTGGTCCTGACCCTCTTCTACAACACCAAGCTGCTGTTCAACTACCTGTGCAACCCGCTGATGTTCATTCTGCTGGCGGTGCCCGTGGTGGCGCTGGTGCTGCTGCGCCGCCAGATCGGCCGGAAAGACTGGTGGTATGCCTGGGGCCTGTCGGCCGTGGTCATCGCCGGGCTGACCCTGTTCGGCGTGGTGGGTCTGTACCCGGCCATCCTGCCGTCCTCCATCGCGCCGGAGTATTCCATTACCGTCACGAACGCGGCTTCCAGCACCCTGACCCTGTCCATCATGCTGGGTGTGGCCCTGATCTTCGTGCCCGTGGTGGCGGCCTACCAGTTCTGGCTGTACCGGACCTTCAGCCACAAGGTTACGGACAAGGAGCTGGATCAGCACGGCGCATACTGATCACGCGCTCCGCACAAAAGAAATCCCCCGGCGCGGCATGCGGCGGGGAATTTTTCGTACAAGACGGCCGGAGAATCATGTACAGGCTCAGAATCATCAGCGTGGGCAAAATCAAGAAGCCCTTCTGGCTGGAGGCCATCGGCCATTACCGGAAGATGCTCGGCACGGCCCTGTGCGTGGAGGCGCTCAGCGTGCGCGACTGTCCGCATCTGGAGGGAGCCGGCCGCAAAAAAGCCGAATCGGACCGCCTGCTGGAAAAAATAACCCCGCGCGACACGGCCATCGCCCTG
Above is a window of Desulfomicrobium orale DSM 12838 DNA encoding:
- the cydB gene encoding cytochrome d ubiquinol oxidase subunit II; this translates as MLETIWFLLWGVLWAIYFVLDGYDLGIGTLIPFLGKSDRDRRVMLNSMGPFWDGNEVWLITAGGVTFAAFPKAYAVMFSGLYTPLMLLLLALIIRGVSLEFRHQVESRVWRGIWDWGATIGSFLPALLLGVAFANIFMGLPLDENGVFQGDLRTLLNPYGLAGGVLFVLLFVMHGALWLTVKSEGDLQHRAARLARRIWPVLVAVVGLFVVLTLFYNTKLLFNYLCNPLMFILLAVPVVALVLLRRQIGRKDWWYAWGLSAVVIAGLTLFGVVGLYPAILPSSIAPEYSITVTNAASSTLTLSIMLGVALIFVPVVAAYQFWLYRTFSHKVTDKELDQHGAY